The window TCGTCTTTCAATACTCGCTCAATCCCTGCTTTCAAGGTCAAAGTTGCCATTGGGCAACTGCCGCAGGCACCCTGTAATCTCACTTCTACTACTCCATCTTCGCGCACATTGATAAGTTCACAATCCCCACCATCTGCCTGCAGTGATGGACGTACCTTATCTAATACTTCCTGAACTTTTACTTTATCAAGCATTAGTTCCTCCTTATATTTCTTTGTTTTATAATATAACTGATATTCAGCTATTAACAAAAAAACCAACAAATATATCGTTTCTTATAAGGCAAGCAATATTCTTATTCCTTCATCACTCCATATACACGACTTCTTATTTCAACAGGATCATTGATTTTGGTTTAGTTATATATTGATCACTCCTGATCCTATAAAAATAAACCCCTGAAGAATTGTTTCTGCCATTCCAGGTATAGCTCGATCCTTTCAAGCTCAGATTAATTGTCTCAACTTTTTGACCCTTTAGATTATATATTTCCAGTTCAGGATCTGATATTCCGGAAATAAGTGAATATCGTATCGTAGTTTCAGGATTAAAAGGATTGGGATAATTACCAAATAACTCTATTGGATTAGATATCACCTCTGAGTGTTCATTACCATTTGAATTAACATTGACTGTCCAATTTACTTCCTGGTCATATTCTTCATCACTGATTGTGAGAATGATCTCAAATTCACCACCCTCATTGAACTGATGCAGATAA is drawn from Candidatus Stygibacter australis and contains these coding sequences:
- a CDS encoding NifU family protein — translated: MLDKVKVQEVLDKVRPSLQADGGDCELINVREDGVVEVRLQGACGSCPMATLTLKAGIERVLKDEIPEVKEVISV